Below is a genomic region from Neurospora crassa OR74A linkage group VII, whole genome shotgun sequence.
GTATCAAACTCCCCTCATTCACCTATCCATCATTACGGCCTCCTTTATCTACTCATCCCAAGTAACCTTCATGGTCACGGGGAACGGCGTCACAGCACCCCAGTCCTCGCGGAGGTAGAACGTCTGGCTCAGCTCCTCATTCAACTCCCTCGTGATCTTCTTCAGCTGGCCCTGGGGGCCGGGCGCCCGACGGACGTTGCTCCGCTTGAACAAGCTGCGGAACATTTCCCTAAGCGCAATCTGGCTGACCTCGTGACCAAGGTACGAGTGCgtgccgaagaagaagattttGTAGGCCTCCAGCGGGCGGGACGGGTTGACTTCCTCGGGGCTGGGGAAGGTGGTTGGTGACTGGGCCGCGGATTTCTGTTTTCGTCTGTTAGTATCATTTCTTCCATCACTAGGTAACgagagggggaaaagggaagggagatCAAAACTTACCACGCTAACAAACACCCTATCACCAGGCTGCACCCTCACCTCGctgccatcctcctccttgatggcATCCACCGCACTCGCCTGCCTGAACGCCCCCAAAGCGTTGCCCGACAACCGAATGCCCTCCAACACGTACCCAAGCAACTGCGCATCCGCGCTCGCACTCGCCGGCTGCCTCGCCAGCTCCTGAATGGCACCCAAGTGCGCCTGTCCCTTCTCACCGAGATAAAAGTCCGCCGCGCTCGCGAACGCCTCGGCAATACTCGGCACGCTCGACGCCACGATCGGCAACACCTGACCAAACGCAACATCCGACGCGCTCAGCCCAGCCTTGGACAACCGCTTGACGAGGTCGTTGCCATACGCAGTCAGCGCGTTATTGTTGCTAccgctaccaccaccaccaagaagcgACCCAAAGAAGGAAGTCTGGCTCTTGACGGCGCTCTCCAAAGCGGTACCGAGCTGCGTCGCCACCGTGCGGGCCGCGTCACGCAGCTGATGCGTCTTGACGGGGTCGTGGTCGTAGAAGATGGCGGCGAAAATGACAGCTAGCACGGCATACAGTTCCTGCGGAGTGTACAGCCCATTGGTGTTGTTCTTGGTCTGCAGGGAAATGCCAAACACCTTGGCGGCGAACAGGGTAGGCACAATGTTGCCAACGTCGCGGACGAGGTCGACGAGCAGGTGGCCGCCGACGTTGTAGCTCTCCCCGGCCAGGAGGGCGTCAGTGGTCTGCGCGAAAAAGGCCTTGACTTGGTCGGCCCACTCGGCGCTGTACAGCTGCTCGTGGATGTCGCGGCGTTGGCTGTCGTGGGCGtcggggttgttgttgctgagggGTTTGCCGAGGAGGGACTCGAGACCGGCGTGCCATGAGGACATGTACGCGCCGCTCGTGCCCtccttgtcgttgtcgagCACGTGCTGGGCGCCCGCGTGCGTCTTCACCTGGTGCGGCTTGGGTTGGCGGGTGGGCCGGGCCCAGTCAAAGAGGTGGTCGCGCTTGAGGTCCGTGAGGATCTTCTTGTTCTCTGCGGGGGTTACCATCGGGTAGTGCGCATACACCGAGTTTTCCTTGAAGTGGTTGGGCAGGGCGCGCATGAAGAGCTTGTAGAAGACGCAGCCGTGTTTGAGGTTCAGGTCGTACTGCACCTCGTTGTAGCCCCAGTTGGTCAGGTTGCGCGGGTTGTAGTCGATGGTGTAGTGGCGGTCGCCACGGACGAGACAGACGGCGTCCGACAGCACCACGCGCGAGATGGTGTAGGTCGGCGCGATGCCCACGCCGGGAACCATGGGCGACTTGTGCTCTTCAGCGACGATACCAGGGTACAGCTCGACAAAGTCCGGGTGGTCGTACAGCCTACGAAGAGCCTCGGACACACCCGGGTCCGAGTTGATGTCCTCAAAGGTCTCGTACGGCTTGAGGCCAAAGTGCTTGCGGAACTCGTTCAGGCCGGCCAGGTTCCATTTGCGGCCCTGGATGATACCGAGGATCTCGACGGCCCGCATGGAAGGAGGCACGTTCTTGGCGCCAAAGGAACCGGCGGGATCCTCAATGGCGTCGGCGATGCACTCGGCCAGCTCGTCGTCGCTGATCTTGCCGTTGGCGTCGCGGCTGAAGTGGCCCTTGTCCTTGCGAATGGGCCGGTCGGCCGGATCCGCAGGAATCCCGCCCTCAAACTTGCCGAAGCCCATGATCAGCTCGTGGAAGCTGAGGTCGCTGCCGGGCTTGCCAAAGAGCTCGTAGTAGAAATCCTCGATCCAGGCCTCGTCCTTGGCCGAGATGCACGAGTGCCACCGGTAGCAAAGGTTGAACTCGGCCGAGACCACGTTGCCGGTACCGCGCTCCGCACCGTCCTTGGTGCCCACGTCAATGCCCGTGTCGGCACGGGGGTCGAGCGTCCACGTGGTGTCGACCCGGTTGAGGTTGACAATGTTGCGCACGTAGTCGAGCagggtgatgttgatgtacAGACCCGAAGTGATGAGTCTGGCCGTCTGGAACAAGTCGTTGTCGTACTTCTTCCACGCCGCCTCAGCCTTCTCGCCCTCGAGCTTGGGCGACGGCTTGTTGAACCGGCCGTCCTCGTTGATGGCAATCAGGTTGTCGCACGTGTAGTTGTGGAACcggttgaagaagatgagcaGCACGCTGACGCCGGGAGGCATGCCCAGCAGGCGCTTGTCGGCGTAGCAGTCCACCTTGAGCTTACCGTCCTTGAAGGTACGGATCGTGTCCTGCATGTCCTGGTTGCTGCCGTACAGCGGCGACAGGTCGAGGTAGGAAGACGTCTTGGACTTGCTCATGTCACGGTAGTCGGTCCAGAACAGAtcgtggatgatgatgctggccCAGTACCACAGGATGCTGGACACGTTGTTGGGGTGCGACTTGTACTCGGTGCGCTTCATGACCGAGTCGAAGATGAGTTCCGGGTCGGGAAGAGCGCCCTGCCTGATGACGTTGGGCCTCACAGACCGCGCATACGTGGTGCCGGCAGCACCGAGCTGGGGGAACATGATGTTCTGTATCCATGTGTCAGCAATCTGTCAAGTTCTTGGGGTTGATGAGGACAATACATACGTTGCAAGAACCATCGGCCTTTCTGTACTGGTAATACTCGCCCACGTATATCGAGGGAGGATGCTCGAGTGTGTACCACAGCTCACCCAAGAAGCCGTTGGTCAACTCGACTCGTAGCTTGGAGTTGCTGGGGAGGTTAGAGACCAGCTGGATGACCTTTTCCATGATCATGGTCTTGTCATCTGCGAGCCTCTCGCCCTTGATCTTGGCCACTACCATGTGCTTCAGGGTCTTGATGTCTGGTAGGCATGTTGTTAGCATTGGCTGGCCATAATCCCGTGATGACGACAGACACAACTTACCTGC
It encodes:
- a CDS encoding fatty acid oxygenase codes for the protein MSSHQNGTNGHSASTSDNGKESKSRNVIGPDPKAERTASMAKPRPTSMKLPFTGASRQGVENAFERHRQTIQSAVQPLPTQQGAGTFSENKKWGKLSSDLMTLRWADIKTLKHMVVAKIKGERLADDKTMIMEKVIQLVSNLPSNSKLRVELTNGFLGELWYTLEHPPSIYVGEYYQYRKADGSCNNIMFPQLGAAGTTYARSVRPNVIRQGALPDPELIFDSVMKRTEYKSHPNNVSSILWYWASIIIHDLFWTDYRDMSKSKTSSYLDLSPLYGSNQDMQDTIRTFKDGKLKVDCYADKRLLGMPPGVSVLLIFFNRFHNYTCDNLIAINEDGRFNKPSPKLEGEKAEAAWKKYDNDLFQTARLITSGLYINITLLDYVRNIVNLNRVDTTWTLDPRADTGIDVGTKDGAERGTGNVVSAEFNLCYRWHSCISAKDEAWIEDFYYELFGKPGSDLSFHELIMGFGKFEGGIPADPADRPIRKDKGHFSRDANGKISDDELAECIADAIEDPAGSFGAKNVPPSMRAVEILGIIQGRKWNLAGLNEFRKHFGLKPYETFEDINSDPGVSEALRRLYDHPDFVELYPGIVAEEHKSPMVPGVGIAPTYTISRVVLSDAVCLVRGDRHYTIDYNPRNLTNWGYNEVQYDLNLKHGCVFYKLFMRALPNHFKENSVYAHYPMVTPAENKKILTDLKRDHLFDWARPTRQPKPHQVKTHAGAQHVLDNDKEGTSGAYMSSWHAGLESLLGKPLSNNNPDAHDSQRRDIHEQLYSAEWADQVKAFFAQTTDALLAGESYNVGGHLLVDLVRDVGNIVPTLFAAKVFGISLQTKNNTNGLYTPQELYAVLAVIFAAIFYDHDPVKTHQLRDAARTVATQLGTALESAVKSQTSFFGSLLGGGGSGSNNNALTAYGNDLVKRLSKAGLSASDVAFGQVLPIVASSVPSIAEAFASAADFYLGEKGQAHLGAIQELARQPASASADAQLLGYVLEGIRLSGNALGAFRQASAVDAIKEEDGSEVRVQPGDRVFVSVKSAAQSPTTFPSPEEVNPSRPLEAYKIFFFGTHSYLGHEVSQIALREMFRSLFKRSNVRRAPGPQGQLKKITRELNEELSQTFYLREDWGAVTPFPVTMKVTWDE